Proteins encoded within one genomic window of Raineyella fluvialis:
- the rplA gene encoding 50S ribosomal protein L1 codes for MKRSKAYRAAAANRDEQALYSPREALTLVKDNASAKFDETIEVAMRLGVDPRKADQMVRGTVNLPHGTGKTARVLVFATGANAEAATAAGADEVGADELIEKIQGGYLDFDAVVATPDMMGKVGKLGRVLGPRGLMPNPKTGTVTMDVAKAVTDIKGGKIEFRVDRHSNLQFIIGKASFGIDQLLENYFAAVDEIMRLKPTTSKGRYVKKISASSTMGPGVLMDPAKVKAEVEATA; via the coding sequence ATGAAGCGCAGCAAGGCATACCGGGCAGCCGCCGCCAATCGCGACGAACAGGCCCTCTACTCCCCGCGTGAGGCCCTGACCCTGGTCAAGGACAACGCCTCCGCCAAGTTCGACGAGACGATCGAGGTCGCGATGCGCCTCGGCGTCGACCCCCGCAAGGCCGACCAGATGGTCCGCGGCACGGTCAACCTTCCCCATGGCACCGGTAAGACGGCGAGGGTCCTCGTCTTCGCCACCGGTGCGAACGCCGAGGCCGCCACGGCCGCGGGCGCCGACGAGGTCGGCGCGGACGAACTGATCGAGAAGATCCAGGGTGGCTACCTGGACTTCGACGCGGTCGTCGCGACCCCGGACATGATGGGTAAGGTCGGCAAGCTCGGTCGCGTCCTCGGCCCGCGCGGCCTGATGCCGAACCCGAAGACGGGCACGGTGACCATGGACGTCGCCAAGGCCGTCACCGACATCAAGGGCGGCAAGATCGAGTTCCGCGTCGACCGTCACTCGAACCTGCAGTTCATCATCGGCAAGGCGTCCTTCGGGATCGACCAGCTGCTGGAGAACTACTTCGCCGCCGTCGACGAGATCATGCGTCTCAAGCCGACCACGTCGAAGGGTCGCTACGTGAAGAAGATCTCCGCGTCCTCCACCATGGGCCCGGGTGTCCTGATGGACCCGGCCAAGGTGAAGGCCGAGGTCGAGGCGACGGCCTGA
- a CDS encoding alpha-amylase family glycosyl hydrolase, with protein MTDSPVPDTSVARPGPDFSVWAPRPERVRLWTRPVPAEPPLPGEQVEPPEPLITAMVRDQDGWWDPETPVPVPDGGELDYGYLLDDDPTPLPDPRSLRQPYGVHDVSRTYDPASFAWTDEGWTGRQLAGAVLYELHLGTFTPEGTLTSAIERLDHLVELGVDTVELLPVAAFNGPRGWGYDGVDWFSVHEAYGGPRAYQAFVDACHAHGLAVVQDVVYNHFGPSGNYLPRYGPYLDDTTDTPWGSPVNLDGHDSDEVRRYILDNARLWLRDYHVDGLRLDAVHALFDPGRAVDILEELSAEVDALSAFLGRPLTLIAESDQNNPRLFTPGKPAAMGSPPNGPTTSTTPWSPP; from the coding sequence GTGACCGACAGCCCCGTCCCCGACACCTCCGTCGCCCGACCGGGCCCCGATTTCTCCGTCTGGGCGCCCCGGCCGGAGCGGGTGCGACTGTGGACCCGGCCCGTACCGGCCGAGCCGCCGCTGCCGGGTGAGCAGGTCGAGCCGCCCGAGCCCCTGATCACGGCGATGGTCCGCGACCAGGACGGGTGGTGGGATCCGGAGACGCCCGTCCCGGTGCCGGACGGCGGGGAGCTGGACTACGGCTACCTGCTCGACGACGACCCGACGCCGCTGCCCGATCCCCGGTCGCTGCGCCAGCCGTACGGCGTGCACGACGTGTCGCGGACGTACGATCCGGCCTCGTTCGCCTGGACCGACGAGGGTTGGACCGGACGCCAGCTCGCCGGTGCGGTCCTCTACGAGCTCCATCTGGGCACCTTCACCCCCGAGGGCACCCTCACCAGCGCCATCGAGCGGCTCGACCACCTCGTCGAACTGGGGGTCGACACCGTCGAACTGCTCCCCGTCGCCGCGTTCAACGGGCCGCGGGGATGGGGGTACGACGGGGTCGACTGGTTCAGCGTGCACGAGGCGTACGGCGGCCCGCGTGCCTACCAGGCCTTCGTCGACGCCTGCCACGCCCACGGCCTGGCGGTGGTGCAGGACGTCGTCTACAACCACTTCGGGCCGTCCGGGAACTACCTGCCGCGCTACGGCCCCTACCTGGACGACACCACCGACACGCCCTGGGGCAGCCCGGTCAACCTCGACGGGCACGACTCCGACGAGGTCCGGCGCTACATCCTGGACAACGCCCGGCTGTGGCTGCGCGACTACCACGTGGACGGGCTGCGGCTGGACGCCGTGCACGCGCTGTTCGATCCGGGCCGGGCCGTCGACATCCTCGAGGAGCTCTCCGCCGAGGTCGACGCCCTCAGCGCCTTCCTCGGCCGCCCGCTCACCCTGATCGCCGAGTCGGACCAGAACAACCCCCGGCTCTTCACCCCCGGGAAGCCGGCGGCTATGGGCTCACCGCCCAATGGGCCGACGACTTCCACCACGCCGTGGTCGCCACCCTGA
- a CDS encoding thiamine pyrophosphate-binding protein, whose product MSKQTVADYLLERLRAWGVSHIFGYPGDGINGIVAALGRSEDHPTFVQARHEEMSAFEAVGYAKYGDAPFGVCLATSGPGAIHLLNGLYDAKLDHVPTVAIVGQTNRSAMGGAYQQEIDLITLFKDVASDYVQMVTVPQQLPGVLDRAIRVAVAQRAPTAIIIPADVQELEYVAPTHAFKMVPSSLGIEWATPVPDDDAIRRAADVLNSGERPAILIGQGARGARVEVERVADLLGAGAAKALLGKDVLSDDLPWVTGSIGLLGTRASYEMMKHCDMLLTVGSNFPYTQFMPESGQARAVQIDIDGRFIGMRYDYEVNLVGDAAATLRALIPLLRQRDHGSWRHHVEKNVAEWWESMDAEAHVDANPINPQLMFHAASKKLPPNVMVAADSGSAANWYARQLRFRPPCAARCRARWPRWVPVCRT is encoded by the coding sequence ATGTCCAAGCAAACGGTTGCCGACTACCTCCTCGAGCGCCTGCGGGCCTGGGGGGTCTCGCACATCTTCGGCTACCCCGGTGACGGCATCAACGGGATCGTCGCCGCCCTCGGGCGCTCCGAAGACCATCCCACCTTCGTCCAGGCCCGGCACGAGGAGATGTCCGCCTTCGAAGCGGTCGGCTACGCCAAGTACGGCGACGCACCTTTCGGCGTCTGCCTCGCCACCTCGGGCCCCGGCGCCATCCACCTGCTCAACGGGCTGTACGACGCCAAGCTGGACCACGTCCCCACCGTCGCCATCGTCGGGCAGACGAACCGGTCGGCGATGGGCGGTGCCTACCAGCAGGAGATCGACCTGATCACCCTGTTCAAGGACGTGGCCTCCGATTACGTACAGATGGTCACCGTGCCCCAACAGCTGCCGGGCGTCCTCGACCGGGCCATCCGCGTGGCCGTCGCCCAGCGCGCCCCGACCGCGATCATCATCCCGGCCGACGTCCAGGAACTGGAGTACGTCGCCCCCACCCACGCCTTCAAGATGGTGCCGTCCAGTCTGGGGATCGAGTGGGCCACGCCGGTGCCCGACGACGACGCCATCCGGCGTGCCGCCGACGTCCTCAACAGCGGCGAACGTCCCGCCATCCTCATCGGCCAGGGTGCCCGTGGCGCACGGGTCGAGGTCGAGCGGGTCGCCGACCTCCTCGGCGCCGGCGCCGCCAAGGCGTTGCTCGGCAAGGACGTCCTCTCCGACGACCTGCCGTGGGTGACCGGCTCCATCGGTCTCCTCGGCACCCGCGCCAGCTACGAGATGATGAAGCACTGCGACATGCTGCTCACTGTCGGCTCGAACTTCCCCTACACCCAGTTCATGCCGGAGAGCGGCCAGGCCAGAGCCGTCCAGATCGACATCGACGGGCGATTCATCGGGATGCGGTACGACTACGAGGTCAACCTCGTGGGCGACGCGGCCGCGACCCTGCGGGCCCTGATCCCGCTGCTGCGGCAGCGTGACCACGGGTCATGGCGCCACCATGTCGAGAAGAACGTCGCCGAGTGGTGGGAGTCGATGGACGCGGAGGCCCACGTCGACGCGAACCCGATCAACCCGCAGTTGATGTTCCATGCGGCGTCGAAGAAGCTGCCGCCGAACGTCATGGTGGCGGCCGACTCGGGCTCGGCCGCGAACTGGTACGCCCGCCAGCTCCGGTTCCGGCCCCCATGCGCGGCTCGCTGTCGGGCACGCTGGCCACGATGGGTCCCGGTGTGCCGTACGTGA
- the secE gene encoding preprotein translocase subunit SecE encodes MAEDLTDPRDSDDVDAAEERTPGRGLGGRRPVRRSHDASSRPALPPYEQKSGPVAFVGQSVDELKKVTWPTGQEMGGSFIAVLLFVAFIMVFVSLLDTGLGWVVLKVFGG; translated from the coding sequence GTGGCAGAGGACCTGACGGATCCCCGCGATTCGGATGATGTCGACGCCGCCGAGGAGCGCACCCCCGGTCGTGGCCTCGGTGGCCGGCGCCCGGTGCGGCGGAGTCATGATGCCTCCTCGCGTCCCGCCCTGCCCCCGTACGAGCAGAAGTCCGGTCCGGTCGCCTTCGTGGGCCAGTCCGTCGACGAACTCAAGAAGGTCACCTGGCCGACCGGTCAGGAGATGGGTGGCTCGTTCATCGCCGTGCTCCTCTTCGTCGCGTTCATCATGGTGTTCGTCAGCCTGCTCGACACCGGGCTCGGCTGGGTGGTGCTGAAGGTGTTCGGCGGATGA
- a CDS encoding UDP-N-acetylmuramate dehydrogenase translates to MAELLADHTTFHLGGPAARYEVARDDRTLIDLVTEADAKGEPVLVLGGGSNLLVGDEGFDGLVVQVATRGLTIEEESCCAGANVTVAAGESWDGFVQQAITHEWRGLEALSGIPGQVGAVPIQNVGAYGSEVGHYIVRVRTWDRKERAQKTFFPFECGFGYRTSRFKQEPGRWIILDVAFQFLLGDLSPAVRYQQLADKLGVGLGEPARAAQVRAAVLELRAGKGMVLDPADHDTWSAGSFFTNPIVPEALAAGLPAGAPRYPAGPGQVKTSAAWLIEHAGFAKGWHLPRHSDAEAPAALSTKHTLALTNRGTASTADVLELARAVREGVREAYGVTLVPEPNLVNCSLDDVRV, encoded by the coding sequence GTGGCTGAACTGCTCGCCGACCACACCACCTTCCACCTCGGCGGCCCGGCGGCCCGCTACGAGGTCGCCCGGGATGACCGTACGTTGATCGACCTGGTCACCGAGGCCGACGCGAAGGGTGAGCCCGTCCTCGTCCTCGGCGGTGGCTCCAACCTGCTGGTCGGCGACGAAGGGTTCGACGGGCTCGTCGTCCAGGTCGCCACCCGGGGGCTGACGATCGAGGAGGAGTCCTGCTGCGCCGGTGCCAACGTGACGGTCGCCGCTGGGGAGTCGTGGGATGGGTTCGTCCAGCAGGCCATCACCCACGAGTGGCGGGGTCTGGAGGCGCTGTCCGGCATCCCCGGCCAGGTCGGGGCCGTCCCGATCCAGAACGTCGGGGCGTACGGCAGCGAGGTCGGCCACTACATCGTCAGGGTGCGCACCTGGGACCGCAAGGAACGGGCGCAGAAGACGTTCTTCCCCTTCGAGTGCGGCTTCGGCTACCGGACCTCGCGGTTCAAGCAGGAGCCGGGCCGCTGGATCATCCTCGACGTCGCCTTCCAGTTCCTGCTCGGGGACCTGTCCCCGGCGGTGCGCTATCAGCAGCTCGCCGACAAGCTCGGCGTCGGGCTCGGTGAACCGGCGCGCGCCGCCCAGGTCCGGGCGGCCGTCCTGGAGTTGCGCGCAGGCAAGGGCATGGTGCTCGACCCCGCCGACCACGACACCTGGAGTGCCGGGTCGTTCTTCACCAATCCGATCGTTCCCGAGGCCCTGGCGGCCGGGCTGCCGGCGGGCGCTCCGCGCTACCCGGCCGGTCCCGGCCAGGTGAAGACGTCCGCCGCCTGGCTGATCGAGCATGCCGGCTTCGCCAAGGGCTGGCACCTGCCGCGCCACTCCGACGCCGAGGCGCCGGCCGCCCTGTCCACCAAGCACACCCTGGCGCTCACCAACCGGGGCACGGCCTCGACCGCCGACGTCCTTGAGCTGGCCCGTGCGGTCCGCGAGGGCGTTCGCGAGGCGTACGGCGTCACGCTGGTGCCCGAACCCAACCTGGTGAACTGCAGCCTGGACGACGTCCGCGTCTGA
- a CDS encoding MaoC/PaaZ C-terminal domain-containing protein: MMTDPTPLTIGTALPPLTVSLTRADLVRYAGASTDFNPIHWSDRMARRVGMPSVIAHGMLTMATALRVVTEWVGDPAKVRSYSCRFTSPVPVPDDEVGTELRISATVTGVTDETATVTISAVITGPDGEDVKVLGQAVAEVDRG; the protein is encoded by the coding sequence ATGATGACCGATCCCACTCCGCTGACCATCGGCACGGCGCTGCCGCCGCTCACGGTCTCGCTGACCCGCGCCGATCTCGTCCGCTACGCCGGTGCCTCCACCGACTTCAACCCGATCCACTGGTCCGACCGGATGGCACGGCGGGTCGGCATGCCCTCCGTCATCGCCCACGGCATGCTCACCATGGCGACCGCCCTGCGCGTCGTCACCGAGTGGGTGGGGGACCCGGCGAAGGTGCGCAGCTACTCCTGCCGGTTCACCAGCCCCGTCCCGGTGCCCGATGACGAGGTCGGCACGGAACTGCGGATCAGCGCCACTGTCACCGGCGTCACCGACGAGACGGCGACCGTGACCATCTCCGCCGTGATCACCGGCCCCGACGGCGAGGACGTCAAGGTCCTCGGGCAGGCCGTCGCGGAGGTCGACCGTGGCTGA
- the nusG gene encoding transcription termination/antitermination protein NusG, producing the protein MSAADLFGGDTDEQSAAQPSVEETGDESSEEEGEVPALDEEDAAAEEDLEAEPEAESAEVFAPTGAARGLDDDFEINLNFDADQEEETPAAPVMDFDAETAVATAMAELRDDLEGKFGDWYVVHTYAGMENRVKQNIEQRVTSLNMEDYIYETVVPTETVVEMKNGNKKEVTRVYLPGYVLVRMDLTDESWGCIRHTPAVTGFVGNANDPTPLTLDEVENMMRPSVVARVAASAVGKGKRPAKKVEVQDYRVGDSIMVIEGPFAGVPGTITEINPNTQRLIATVEFMGRDTPVDLTFPQIQKS; encoded by the coding sequence CTGAGCGCGGCCGACCTGTTCGGTGGCGACACCGACGAGCAGTCCGCGGCCCAGCCTTCCGTCGAGGAGACCGGCGACGAATCGTCCGAGGAGGAGGGCGAGGTGCCCGCCCTCGACGAGGAGGACGCCGCAGCGGAGGAGGACCTCGAGGCGGAGCCCGAGGCCGAGTCCGCCGAGGTCTTCGCCCCCACTGGCGCAGCCCGCGGTCTGGACGACGACTTCGAGATCAACCTCAACTTCGACGCGGACCAGGAGGAGGAGACTCCCGCCGCGCCGGTGATGGACTTCGACGCGGAGACCGCCGTCGCCACCGCGATGGCCGAGCTGCGTGACGACCTCGAGGGCAAGTTCGGCGACTGGTACGTCGTGCACACGTACGCCGGCATGGAGAACCGCGTCAAGCAGAACATCGAGCAGCGCGTCACCTCCCTCAACATGGAGGACTACATCTACGAGACCGTCGTCCCCACCGAGACGGTCGTCGAGATGAAGAACGGCAACAAGAAGGAAGTCACCCGGGTCTACCTGCCCGGCTACGTCCTGGTCCGGATGGACCTGACCGACGAGTCGTGGGGCTGCATCCGGCACACCCCGGCCGTGACCGGCTTCGTCGGCAACGCCAACGACCCGACGCCGCTCACCCTCGACGAGGTCGAGAACATGATGCGCCCCTCCGTGGTGGCTCGTGTCGCGGCCTCGGCCGTGGGCAAGGGCAAGCGCCCGGCCAAGAAGGTCGAGGTGCAGGACTACCGGGTCGGCGACTCGATCATGGTCATCGAGGGACCCTTCGCCGGTGTCCCGGGCACCATCACCGAGATCAACCCGAACACCCAGCGCCTCATCGCGACGGTGGAGTTCATGGGCCGCGACACCCCGGTCGACCTCACCTTCCCGCAGATCCAGAAGTCCTGA
- the rplK gene encoding 50S ribosomal protein L11, whose amino-acid sequence MPPKKKVAAIVKIAINAGAANPAPPVGTALGPHGVNIMEFCKQYNAATESQRGNVIPVEITIYEDRSFTFVTKTPPAAELIKKAAGIKKGSSKPHTDKVAKLTADQVREIATTKLPDLNANDVEAAMKIVAGTARSMGVTVED is encoded by the coding sequence ATGCCTCCCAAGAAGAAGGTCGCGGCGATCGTCAAGATCGCCATCAACGCCGGTGCGGCGAACCCCGCGCCGCCCGTCGGCACCGCCCTCGGCCCGCACGGCGTCAACATCATGGAGTTCTGCAAGCAGTACAACGCTGCGACGGAATCCCAGCGTGGCAACGTCATCCCGGTCGAGATCACGATCTACGAGGACCGGTCCTTCACCTTCGTCACGAAGACCCCGCCGGCCGCCGAGCTGATCAAGAAGGCCGCGGGCATCAAGAAGGGCTCGTCCAAGCCGCACACGGACAAGGTCGCCAAGCTCACCGCCGACCAGGTGCGCGAGATCGCCACCACCAAGCTCCCCGACCTCAACGCGAACGACGTCGAGGCCGCCATGAAGATCGTGGCCGGCACCGCCCGTTCCATGGGTGTCACCGTCGAGGACTGA
- a CDS encoding YajQ family cyclic di-GMP-binding protein, with translation MASENSFDVVSKVDHMEVANAVNQAAKEVGQRFDFKGTDAKVVLSGESVIDLEASTEERVTAVLDVLQSKLVRRGINLKSLDAGTPRSSGKVWKITATVQEGISQDNAKKVSKLIRDEGPKGVKAQIQGDELRVSSKSRDDLQTVQSLIKAQDFDFAVQFTNYR, from the coding sequence GTGGCCAGTGAGAACTCGTTCGACGTCGTCAGCAAGGTCGACCACATGGAGGTGGCGAACGCGGTGAACCAGGCCGCCAAGGAGGTCGGCCAGCGGTTCGACTTCAAGGGCACCGACGCGAAGGTGGTCCTCAGCGGCGAGAGCGTCATCGACCTGGAGGCCTCCACCGAGGAACGGGTGACGGCGGTGCTGGACGTCCTGCAGTCCAAGCTCGTCCGCCGGGGTATCAACCTGAAGTCCCTGGACGCCGGCACCCCGCGGTCCTCGGGGAAGGTGTGGAAGATCACGGCCACCGTGCAGGAGGGGATCAGCCAGGACAACGCCAAGAAGGTCTCCAAGCTGATCCGCGACGAGGGCCCCAAGGGCGTGAAGGCCCAGATCCAGGGCGACGAACTCCGGGTCTCCTCCAAGAGCCGCGACGACCTTCAGACGGTCCAGTCACTGATCAAGGCGCAGGACTTCGACTTCGCGGTCCAGTTCACCAACTACCGGTGA
- the rpmG gene encoding 50S ribosomal protein L33, protein MAKAADIRPKITLACTECKERNYITKKNRRNTPDRLEMNKFCPKCGRHTAHRETR, encoded by the coding sequence ATGGCCAAGGCTGCTGATATTCGCCCGAAGATCACGCTTGCCTGCACCGAGTGCAAGGAGCGGAACTACATCACCAAGAAGAACCGGCGCAACACCCCGGATCGTCTGGAGATGAACAAGTTCTGCCCGAAGTGCGGCCGTCACACCGCACACCGCGAGACCCGCTGA
- a CDS encoding enolase C-terminal domain-like protein, which produces MTTSTRDIGDTRVTRLSASAYRIPTDRPEADGTYAWNATTLVRVEVAGGGEVGLGWTYAPAATGEVISGFLADVVLGTDLLDVGGTNQAMIRAGRNAGRPGLVGEAISGVDTALWDLKGKVVGLPVHRLIGACRDSVPLYGSGGFTTYSDDRLSQQVEEWLAVGMTAGKIKIGEDRGRRVDRDILRMRQAKALLGPDRELFVDANGGYTRKQAIRVMERVGDLDVAWFEEPVSSDDPAGLREVRDAVSADVAAGEYGYDLVYFRRLCEEGAVDCLQADVSRCGGITEWLRVAAVAAAFGLEISGHCAPHLHAHVAAAVPNLRHLEWFHDHVRIEAAALDAAAAVQDGRLVLGDEPGLGIRWREADMAEFRVG; this is translated from the coding sequence ATGACCACCAGCACCCGGGACATCGGGGACACCCGGGTCACACGGTTGAGCGCCTCGGCGTACCGGATCCCGACCGACCGCCCGGAGGCCGACGGCACGTACGCCTGGAACGCGACGACACTGGTCCGGGTCGAGGTCGCCGGCGGGGGCGAGGTGGGGCTCGGGTGGACGTACGCCCCGGCGGCCACGGGCGAGGTGATCTCCGGGTTCCTCGCCGACGTGGTGCTCGGCACCGACCTGCTGGACGTCGGCGGCACCAACCAGGCAATGATCCGGGCGGGGCGCAACGCCGGTCGCCCCGGTCTGGTGGGGGAGGCGATCTCCGGCGTCGACACGGCGCTGTGGGACCTCAAGGGCAAGGTGGTCGGGCTGCCCGTCCACCGGCTGATCGGCGCGTGCCGCGACAGTGTCCCCTTGTACGGCAGCGGGGGCTTCACCACCTACTCGGACGACCGGCTGTCCCAGCAGGTCGAGGAGTGGCTGGCCGTGGGCATGACGGCCGGCAAGATCAAGATCGGCGAGGACAGGGGCCGCCGGGTCGACCGGGACATCCTCCGGATGCGCCAGGCCAAGGCCCTGCTCGGCCCGGACCGGGAACTGTTCGTCGACGCGAACGGCGGCTACACCCGCAAACAGGCCATCCGGGTGATGGAACGGGTCGGCGACCTCGACGTCGCCTGGTTCGAGGAGCCCGTCTCCTCCGATGACCCAGCCGGACTGCGGGAGGTGCGCGACGCCGTCAGCGCCGACGTCGCGGCGGGGGAGTACGGCTACGACCTGGTCTACTTCCGCCGGCTCTGCGAGGAGGGGGCGGTGGACTGCCTGCAGGCCGACGTCAGCCGGTGCGGGGGCATCACCGAGTGGTTACGGGTGGCTGCGGTGGCGGCTGCCTTCGGCCTGGAGATCTCCGGCCACTGCGCCCCCCACCTGCACGCCCACGTGGCCGCTGCGGTGCCCAACCTGCGCCACCTCGAGTGGTTCCACGACCACGTCAGGATCGAGGCGGCAGCGCTCGACGCGGCCGCCGCGGTCCAGGACGGCAGGCTCGTGCTCGGCGACGAGCCGGGCCTCGGGATCCGGTGGCGGGAAGCGGACATGGCCGAGTTCCGGGTCGGCTGA
- a CDS encoding DUF3459 domain-containing protein yields MVATLSGDDVGYFADFADPEALARVIGHGFLHDGRWSSFRGRTHGRPLPPGMPGWRLVVCAANHDQIGNRAAGDRLRTRVDDRTLALAAVLTLTSPYTPMIFMGEEWGASTPWAFFTSHPEPDLARAVTEGRRAEFARMGWDDDAVPDPQAEATFTASRLDWSEPLTEPYATHLALVRDLIALRKAWPDLGDPRLDRTHASLAADGDLLVVERGERIVVAVNLGDEAVLSAVWGTLLLAVGEVEPTAVGLRLGARSAVIVDRA; encoded by the coding sequence GTGGTCGCCACCCTGAGCGGCGACGACGTCGGCTACTTCGCGGACTTCGCCGACCCCGAGGCGTTGGCCCGGGTGATCGGCCACGGGTTCCTGCACGACGGTCGCTGGTCGTCCTTCCGGGGACGTACGCACGGCCGTCCGCTGCCTCCCGGCATGCCCGGCTGGCGGCTCGTGGTGTGCGCCGCGAACCATGACCAGATCGGCAACCGGGCGGCCGGGGACCGACTGCGCACGAGGGTCGACGACCGGACCCTGGCTCTGGCGGCGGTGCTCACCCTGACCTCGCCCTACACCCCGATGATCTTCATGGGGGAGGAGTGGGGCGCATCGACCCCGTGGGCGTTCTTCACCTCCCACCCGGAGCCCGACCTCGCCCGGGCGGTGACCGAGGGGCGCCGGGCCGAGTTCGCTCGGATGGGCTGGGACGACGACGCGGTGCCCGACCCGCAGGCCGAGGCGACGTTCACGGCCTCGAGACTGGACTGGTCCGAGCCGCTCACCGAGCCGTACGCCACCCACCTCGCCCTGGTCCGGGACCTGATCGCCCTGCGGAAGGCCTGGCCCGACCTCGGTGACCCGCGGCTCGACCGGACCCACGCGTCGCTCGCCGCCGACGGTGACCTGCTCGTCGTCGAACGCGGTGAACGGATCGTCGTGGCGGTCAACCTCGGCGACGAGGCGGTGCTGAGCGCGGTCTGGGGGACGCTGCTGCTGGCGGTCGGCGAGGTGGAGCCGACCGCCGTGGGCCTGCGGCTGGGAGCCCGGTCCGCGGTGATCGTCGACCGGGCCTGA
- a CDS encoding thiamine pyrophosphate-dependent enzyme — protein MGPGVPYVIGAKFAHPDRPAVAFVGDGAMQMNGLAELITIDRYWRDWADPRLVVAVLHNNDLNQVTWELRAMTDSPKVPQTQTIPEVDYAGFATDLGLLGITVLRPEELAQAWERALTADRPTVLDVHVDPDVPPVPPHSTFEQVKSVTKALVQGDEDAWGLVREGIKTKAAEVRPHHTDRDEPGHQ, from the coding sequence ATGGGTCCCGGTGTGCCGTACGTGATCGGGGCGAAGTTCGCGCACCCGGACCGTCCGGCCGTCGCGTTCGTGGGCGACGGGGCGATGCAGATGAACGGGCTGGCGGAGCTCATCACCATCGACCGCTACTGGCGGGACTGGGCCGATCCACGCCTGGTCGTCGCCGTGCTGCACAACAACGACCTCAATCAGGTGACCTGGGAACTGCGGGCGATGACCGACTCGCCGAAGGTCCCGCAGACCCAGACGATCCCCGAGGTGGACTACGCGGGCTTCGCCACCGACCTCGGACTGCTCGGCATCACCGTGCTCCGCCCGGAGGAGCTCGCCCAGGCGTGGGAGCGGGCACTGACGGCGGACCGTCCGACCGTCCTCGACGTCCACGTCGACCCGGACGTGCCGCCCGTCCCGCCGCACTCCACCTTCGAGCAGGTCAAGAGCGTCACCAAGGCCCTCGTCCAGGGCGACGAGGACGCCTGGGGCCTGGTGCGGGAAGGGATCAAGACCAAGGCCGCCGAGGTCAGGCCCCATCACACCGACCGGGACGAGCCCGGGCACCAGTGA